A part of Pararhizobium sp. A13 genomic DNA contains:
- a CDS encoding peptidoglycan-binding protein — MDYYRRAAQGGDAIAVNNVANFYDKGLSVKADPVLAAERMEKALRAGATFSRDQTRDNSGNWSLPFRKALQRRLADKKLYSGPIDGGFRPQTQAAISIFGVR, encoded by the coding sequence ATGGATTACTATCGCCGCGCAGCCCAGGGCGGCGATGCCATCGCCGTCAACAATGTCGCCAACTTCTACGACAAGGGCCTTTCGGTAAAAGCCGATCCGGTTCTCGCCGCCGAACGGATGGAAAAAGCATTGAGGGCCGGCGCCACCTTCAGCCGCGACCAGACGCGCGACAATTCCGGCAACTGGTCACTGCCTTTCCGCAAGGCGCTGCAACGGCGCCTTGCGGACAAAAAACTCTATTCCGGCCCGATCGACGGCGGCTTCCGCCCGCAGACCCAGGCCGCGATCAGCATTTTCGGGGTTCGGTGA
- a CDS encoding hemolysin III family protein, whose amino-acid sequence MEIKGIKWNYDRSELIADGVVHGIGLAFALIGVTAMIFYATVWSTSGQLAAAWIYGAGLVATLSISFLYNLYPVSKTKWFLRRFDHSSIFVLIAATYTPFLQRGWEDPYLFGMLIGIWAIAVVGVLIKCVFPGRFDKVAILLYLAMGWSGVFAAGPLLSQLTETTLILILIGGIIYSCGVIFHVWEKLRYQNAIWHGFVVTAAAVHYSAVLTCISSASA is encoded by the coding sequence GTGGAAATCAAGGGCATCAAATGGAACTACGATCGCTCTGAACTGATTGCCGATGGTGTCGTCCACGGGATCGGTCTCGCTTTTGCGCTGATCGGCGTCACGGCGATGATCTTCTATGCCACCGTCTGGAGCACGTCCGGTCAGCTCGCGGCCGCCTGGATCTATGGCGCCGGGTTGGTTGCGACGCTGTCGATCTCCTTCCTCTACAATCTCTATCCCGTGTCGAAGACGAAATGGTTCCTGCGCCGCTTCGACCATTCGTCGATCTTCGTGCTGATCGCCGCCACCTATACGCCGTTTTTGCAGCGCGGCTGGGAGGATCCCTATCTGTTCGGCATGCTGATCGGGATCTGGGCGATCGCCGTTGTCGGCGTGCTGATCAAATGCGTCTTTCCGGGCCGCTTCGACAAGGTGGCGATCCTGCTCTATCTCGCCATGGGCTGGAGCGGCGTGTTTGCCGCCGGTCCGCTCCTGTCGCAACTGACGGAAACGACGCTGATCCTCATCCTGATCGGCGGCATCATCTATTCCTGCGGCGTGATCTTCCATGTCTGGGAAAAGCTGCGCTACCAGAACGCCATCTGGCACGGCTTCGTGGTCACGGCCGCCGCCGTGCATTACTCCGCTGTACTCACCTGCATCAGCAGCGCTTCGGCCTGA
- the msrB gene encoding peptide-methionine (R)-S-oxide reductase MsrB — MNDTSTLKIFKTDEEWRAQLTPEQYRITRQHGTERAFSSPDFDLSKKGVYHCVCCNRPLYRSQAKFNSGTGWPSFYEPISPNAVTKHHDTSYGMSRTEIRCADCDAHLGHVFPDGPPPTGLRYCMNGVALTFEQE; from the coding sequence ATGAACGACACCAGCACCTTGAAAATATTCAAGACCGATGAGGAATGGCGTGCGCAGCTGACGCCGGAACAGTACCGCATCACCCGCCAGCACGGCACCGAGCGCGCTTTCTCGAGCCCGGATTTCGACTTGAGCAAGAAGGGTGTCTATCACTGCGTCTGCTGCAACCGACCGCTCTATCGCTCGCAGGCAAAGTTCAATTCCGGCACCGGCTGGCCGAGCTTCTACGAACCGATCTCGCCCAACGCCGTGACGAAACATCACGACACGTCCTATGGCATGAGCCGGACGGAAATCCGCTGCGCCGATTGCGACGCGCATCTCGGCCACGTGTTCCCCGACGGCCCGCCGCCGACCGGCCTGCGCTACTGCATGAACGGGGTTGCCCTGACCTTCGAGCAGGAGTGA
- a CDS encoding putative monovalent cation/H+ antiporter subunit A gives MNVADLTFLALLLPFLGAIVAPLLTRILGHKAAWVLALVPVAVLLHFTSFLAQIARGEVVTGGYVWVPSFNVSFSWLIDGLSLTFILLISGIGALIVLYSGGYLKRHPHQGRFFSFLLMFMGSMLGLVASDSFLMLFVFWELTSITSFLLIGFDHEREAARRAALQALVVTGGGGLFLLAGLIILWNISGITQFSLLTAFAPLVKASPFYLAALILVLGGAFTKSAQFPFHFWLPNAMEAPTPVSAYLHSATMVKAGVYLLMRLYPVLGGTPEWQVILPVFGAVTLIVGALLAVRQTDLKLMLAYTTVSSLGLLVLLTGFGAPYAIEAAALYLVAHSLFKGALFMVAGCIDHETGTRDVTRLGGLRSAMPLTFVIALASAASMGGLPPFFGFLAKEEVYTALSSLDPRAITFATLVVVGNALMFAAAFAVAMKPFIGKRLETPQAPHEAPVLLWLGPAVLALAGLAAAFLSGPVHALVSSPMASAIAGEARAVAISLEPHLGVPLMLSVLTVALGVGFYLGLTRLRAAIAAVLAAIGWGPDRGFDQAMRGLVRLSSAVTRRLQNGRLDTYMTATFALLAVVLIAPPFLYGELARAPVFPQDIPLHELAIMAIAVIGLVAVVLAQDRLTAIVSLGIQGFSVAVIFLLYGAPDLAFTQFMIETLAVVILALVMTRLRLSPSDHRPFRETLPDAAIALACGLGATLLLLKVTEGPFNAALSDFFNQYSKTIAHGANVVNVIIVDFRGTDTLGEIAVVMIAALAILSLVRLRAGSLRPIADNDPDAEEPGR, from the coding sequence ATGAATGTCGCCGATCTGACATTTCTGGCGCTCCTTTTGCCGTTCCTCGGCGCAATCGTGGCACCGCTGCTGACCCGCATTCTCGGTCACAAGGCCGCCTGGGTGCTGGCACTCGTTCCCGTGGCGGTCCTCCTGCATTTTACCAGCTTCTTGGCGCAGATTGCTCGCGGCGAGGTGGTGACCGGCGGCTATGTCTGGGTGCCGTCCTTCAATGTCAGCTTCTCCTGGCTGATCGACGGGCTGTCGCTGACCTTCATCCTTTTGATTTCCGGCATTGGCGCGCTGATCGTGCTTTATTCCGGCGGTTACCTGAAGAGACATCCGCATCAGGGCCGGTTCTTCTCGTTCCTCTTGATGTTCATGGGCTCGATGCTGGGGCTGGTGGCGTCCGACAGTTTCCTGATGCTGTTCGTGTTCTGGGAGCTGACCTCGATCACCTCCTTCCTGCTGATCGGTTTCGATCATGAGCGCGAAGCCGCCCGCCGCGCAGCGCTGCAGGCCTTGGTGGTGACCGGCGGTGGCGGGCTGTTCCTGCTCGCCGGGCTGATCATCCTGTGGAACATCTCCGGCATCACGCAGTTTTCGTTGCTCACCGCTTTTGCCCCGCTGGTCAAGGCGAGCCCGTTCTATCTTGCTGCGCTGATCCTCGTGCTGGGCGGCGCCTTCACCAAATCGGCGCAATTCCCCTTCCATTTCTGGCTGCCGAACGCCATGGAAGCACCGACGCCGGTCTCGGCCTATCTGCATTCGGCGACGATGGTGAAAGCCGGCGTCTATCTCTTGATGCGGCTTTACCCGGTGCTGGGCGGCACGCCGGAATGGCAGGTCATCCTGCCGGTGTTCGGCGCCGTGACCCTCATCGTCGGGGCGCTTTTGGCGGTGCGCCAGACCGATCTGAAGCTGATGCTCGCCTATACGACGGTGTCGTCGCTCGGTCTCCTGGTTCTCCTGACCGGCTTCGGTGCACCCTACGCGATCGAGGCGGCAGCGCTCTATCTGGTGGCCCATTCCCTGTTCAAGGGGGCGCTGTTCATGGTGGCGGGCTGCATCGATCACGAAACGGGAACGCGCGACGTGACGCGGCTCGGCGGCCTGCGTTCCGCCATGCCGCTGACCTTCGTCATTGCCCTGGCGTCGGCCGCTTCGATGGGCGGGCTGCCGCCCTTCTTCGGCTTCCTGGCCAAGGAAGAGGTCTATACGGCGCTGTCCTCCTTGGACCCGCGCGCGATCACGTTTGCGACCCTCGTCGTCGTCGGCAATGCGCTGATGTTCGCCGCCGCCTTCGCCGTGGCGATGAAGCCGTTCATCGGCAAGCGGTTGGAAACGCCGCAGGCCCCGCACGAGGCACCGGTCCTGCTCTGGCTTGGTCCGGCCGTGCTGGCGCTTGCGGGCCTCGCCGCCGCATTCCTGTCCGGCCCCGTTCATGCCCTCGTCTCTTCCCCCATGGCCTCTGCCATCGCCGGCGAAGCACGTGCCGTTGCGATCTCGCTTGAGCCGCATCTCGGCGTACCGCTCATGCTGTCGGTGCTGACCGTCGCTCTGGGCGTCGGTTTCTATCTTGGGCTGACGCGGCTTCGCGCGGCGATCGCCGCCGTCCTCGCCGCTATCGGCTGGGGCCCGGATCGCGGCTTCGACCAGGCGATGCGCGGCCTTGTCCGCCTGTCCTCCGCCGTCACCCGGCGGCTGCAGAATGGCCGGCTCGACACCTATATGACGGCCACCTTCGCCCTGCTGGCGGTCGTCCTCATCGCACCGCCCTTCCTCTATGGCGAACTGGCGCGCGCGCCGGTTTTTCCGCAAGACATCCCACTGCATGAACTCGCCATCATGGCAATCGCGGTGATCGGGCTTGTCGCGGTGGTTCTGGCGCAGGACCGGCTGACGGCGATCGTTTCGCTCGGCATCCAGGGCTTTTCGGTGGCGGTGATCTTCCTGCTCTACGGCGCGCCGGACCTCGCTTTCACCCAGTTCATGATCGAGACGCTCGCCGTCGTCATCCTGGCGCTGGTGATGACGCGGCTAAGGCTTTCGCCATCGGACCATCGGCCGTTTCGCGAGACCCTGCCGGATGCGGCCATCGCGCTTGCCTGCGGGCTCGGCGCGACGCTACTCCTGCTCAAGGTGACCGAAGGACCGTTCAACGCGGCGCTCAGCGATTTCTTCAACCAGTATTCGAAGACGATCGCCCATGGCGCCAATGTCGTGAACGTCATCATCGTCGATTTCCGCGGCACGGATACGCTGGGCGAGATCGCCGTGGTGATGATCGCCGCGCTGGCGATCCTGTCGCTCGTGCGGCTGAGGGCCGGATCGCTCAGGCCCATCGCCGACAACGATCCCGATGCGGAGGAGCCCGGCCGATGA
- a CDS encoding Na(+)/H(+) antiporter subunit B gives MRSLIFRTVAPVIVGLMVLFSIFVLLRGHNEPGGGFIGGLIAVAALSIYGIAFGVETVRRAIVVHPLAIAGAGLLLATLSGLLSMVFHVPFMTGLWVYPVILGEEVPLSSVMTFDIGVYLVVVGAVTSVALSLEERGED, from the coding sequence ATGAGATCGCTGATCTTCCGCACCGTCGCGCCGGTGATCGTCGGCCTAATGGTCCTGTTCTCGATTTTCGTGCTTTTGCGCGGCCACAACGAGCCGGGCGGCGGTTTCATCGGCGGGCTGATCGCGGTTGCCGCCCTGTCGATCTACGGCATCGCCTTCGGCGTCGAGACCGTGCGTCGGGCGATCGTCGTTCATCCGCTGGCGATCGCCGGGGCAGGGCTGCTTTTGGCGACGCTGTCGGGCCTTTTGTCTATGGTCTTCCATGTGCCGTTCATGACGGGGCTTTGGGTCTATCCGGTCATCCTCGGCGAAGAGGTGCCGCTGTCGAGCGTCATGACCTTCGATATCGGCGTCTACCTGGTCGTCGTCGGCGCGGTCACCTCCGTCGCCTTGTCGCTCGAGGAAAGGGGAGAGGATTGA
- a CDS encoding Na+/H+ antiporter subunit C, with amino-acid sequence MEPVFALLTGIFLAIAIYLLMSKFIIRMLIGVAILGNAVNLLIFTSGRIMRGVPPVIGPGLDVPAGPVANPLPQALILTAIVISFSFFAFLLVLSWRAYSTLGTDNTDEMRVAEPDDAALPPLGY; translated from the coding sequence ATGGAACCCGTTTTCGCGCTCCTCACCGGCATCTTCCTGGCGATCGCCATCTATCTGCTGATGTCGAAATTCATCATCCGCATGCTTATCGGCGTCGCCATCCTCGGCAATGCCGTCAATCTCCTGATCTTCACCAGCGGCCGGATCATGCGCGGCGTGCCGCCGGTCATCGGGCCGGGTCTCGACGTGCCCGCCGGGCCGGTCGCCAATCCGCTGCCGCAGGCGCTGATCCTGACGGCGATCGTGATTTCCTTCTCGTTCTTCGCCTTCCTGCTGGTGCTCTCCTGGCGCGCCTACAGCACGCTGGGCACCGACAACACCGATGAGATGCGGGTGGCCGAGCCGGACGACGCCGCGCTGCCGCCGCTGGGATATTGA
- a CDS encoding Na+/H+ antiporter subunit D has product MAAVSSPSADLSAALVLKPVDALDWLVILPVAWCIGIGAILMMVRHRTFLQPLIAIAALGVLVGLDAALLWHVSQNGPVTMVMGRWLPPFGIAFTVDLTGALFALMAAVVALAGAVAAVTDINGSGRRYGFYPLLMLLMAGVSGAFLTGDVFNLYVWFEVLLISSFGLLVLGSEREQIDGAVKYGFLNLVATTLFLIATGYLYGIFGTLNMADIAAKAVEVRGTAPLTTLIALFVFAFAMKAAAFPVNFWLPASYHTPRIVVSALFAGLLTKVGIYALIRVSVMLFPLERQELSLVIALAGALTMITGALGALAQTDTRRLLGYLVISGIGSMLAGIAVGGSGGIGGTVFYALHSMVVMTALYLAAGLAARLSGGFSLSSLRGLYTRHALFSALSLMLFFAVAGLPPFSGFWPKVMLVKSALDTGAWWLAGALLLAGFLTMIATGRLFLLAYWRPAGAAAPSGEVALPATLLLPLIALTAVSVLIGLFPEMLLGLVQKAALTLNEPSRYLHSVFPAGSAP; this is encoded by the coding sequence ATGGCCGCCGTTTCCTCGCCCTCCGCCGATCTGTCCGCAGCGCTGGTTCTTAAGCCGGTGGACGCGCTCGACTGGCTGGTGATCCTGCCCGTCGCCTGGTGCATCGGCATCGGCGCCATCCTGATGATGGTGCGGCACCGGACCTTTCTCCAACCGCTGATCGCCATTGCGGCACTTGGCGTTCTTGTCGGCCTCGACGCAGCGCTTCTGTGGCATGTCTCTCAAAACGGTCCGGTGACCATGGTCATGGGCCGCTGGCTGCCGCCCTTCGGCATCGCGTTCACGGTCGATCTGACCGGCGCGCTGTTTGCGCTCATGGCGGCCGTGGTGGCGCTCGCCGGCGCCGTTGCCGCCGTCACCGACATCAACGGAAGCGGTCGCCGCTACGGCTTCTATCCCTTGCTGATGCTGTTGATGGCCGGCGTCAGCGGCGCCTTCCTGACCGGCGACGTGTTCAATCTCTATGTCTGGTTCGAGGTTCTGCTGATCTCCTCCTTCGGGCTGCTGGTGCTCGGCTCGGAGCGCGAGCAGATCGACGGGGCGGTGAAATACGGCTTCCTCAATCTGGTCGCCACGACGCTGTTCCTGATCGCCACCGGTTATCTCTACGGCATCTTCGGCACGCTCAACATGGCCGACATCGCGGCCAAGGCCGTCGAGGTGCGGGGCACGGCGCCGCTGACGACGCTGATTGCGCTCTTTGTCTTCGCCTTTGCCATGAAGGCAGCGGCCTTCCCGGTGAACTTCTGGCTGCCGGCCTCCTATCATACGCCGCGCATCGTCGTGTCGGCGCTGTTTGCCGGACTGCTGACCAAGGTCGGCATCTATGCGCTGATCCGCGTTTCCGTCATGCTGTTTCCGCTCGAGCGGCAAGAACTCAGCCTCGTCATCGCGCTTGCCGGCGCGCTCACGATGATCACCGGCGCGCTCGGCGCGCTGGCGCAGACTGACACGCGGCGGCTGCTCGGCTATCTCGTCATTTCCGGCATCGGCTCCATGCTTGCCGGTATCGCCGTCGGCGGATCGGGCGGCATCGGCGGCACGGTCTTCTACGCACTGCATTCCATGGTGGTGATGACGGCACTCTATCTGGCCGCGGGCCTTGCCGCCCGTCTCAGCGGTGGCTTTTCGCTGTCTTCGCTGCGTGGGCTCTATACGCGCCATGCGCTGTTTTCGGCGTTGTCGCTGATGCTGTTCTTCGCGGTCGCCGGCCTGCCGCCCTTTTCCGGCTTCTGGCCGAAGGTGATGCTGGTCAAGTCCGCACTCGACACCGGTGCCTGGTGGCTGGCGGGCGCCCTGCTTCTCGCCGGCTTCCTGACGATGATCGCCACGGGGCGGCTGTTCCTGCTCGCCTACTGGCGGCCGGCCGGCGCGGCCGCACCGTCGGGGGAGGTCGCCCTGCCGGCAACGCTGCTGTTGCCGCTGATTGCCCTGACGGCGGTCAGCGTCCTGATCGGGCTGTTTCCCGAGATGTTGCTCGGCCTCGTCCAGAAGGCCGCCTTGACGCTCAACGAGCCGTCCCGCTATCTCCATTCCGTCTTTCCGGCCGGGAGTGCGCCATGA
- a CDS encoding Na+/H+ antiporter subunit E, translated as MRFSVVNLLLTLVWAVVTGSFTLHNLVLGFVVGALSLLLVREQLPASLHRARPVKVLLLAGLFLKELTLSAIKVAFMVLRPNMRLRPGIFAFPLTITRDFEITLLANLITLTPGTLSVDVSDDRKTLYVHALDCHDPAAERRAISTGFERRIREAFPA; from the coding sequence ATGAGATTCAGCGTCGTCAATCTGCTGTTGACTTTGGTCTGGGCGGTCGTCACCGGCAGCTTCACCTTGCACAACCTGGTGCTCGGCTTCGTGGTCGGCGCCTTGTCGCTGCTCCTGGTGCGCGAGCAGTTGCCGGCCAGCCTGCATCGCGCCCGCCCGGTGAAAGTGCTGCTGCTGGCGGGATTGTTTCTCAAGGAACTCACGCTGTCGGCAATCAAGGTCGCGTTCATGGTGCTACGGCCGAACATGCGGCTGCGGCCGGGCATTTTCGCCTTTCCGCTGACGATTACGCGCGATTTCGAAATCACCCTTCTCGCCAATCTGATCACGCTGACGCCCGGCACCTTGTCGGTCGACGTCTCGGACGACCGAAAGACGCTTTATGTGCACGCGCTCGATTGCCATGATCCGGCGGCCGAAAGGCGGGCGATCTCCACCGGCTTCGAGCGACGCATCCGCGAGGCTTTTCCGGCATGA
- a CDS encoding cation:proton antiporter, producing the protein MSASAILSVSTTFALVTLSLGLLLTVARIVRGPTLPDRVLGLDMLVAIAIGFIAVIAIRSGFNLYIDIAIALSLVGFLATVAFARFILARGLSPESGSGPLEDRRAVPVPKHGAAMPARRQKKGGRR; encoded by the coding sequence ATGAGCGCGTCGGCCATCCTTTCTGTCTCGACCACTTTCGCGCTTGTCACCCTGTCGCTTGGCCTGTTGCTGACGGTGGCCCGGATCGTGCGCGGACCGACCCTGCCGGACCGGGTGCTCGGGCTCGATATGCTTGTCGCCATCGCCATTGGCTTCATTGCCGTCATCGCCATCCGCAGCGGCTTCAATCTCTATATCGATATCGCCATTGCGCTGAGCCTTGTCGGCTTTCTTGCAACCGTGGCCTTTGCCCGCTTCATTCTGGCCCGCGGCTTGTCGCCGGAATCAGGCAGCGGCCCACTTGAGGACAGACGTGCCGTGCCAGTGCCGAAGCATGGAGCGGCCATGCCGGCGCGGCGCCAGAAAAAGGGAGGCCGCCGATGA
- the mnhG gene encoding monovalent cation/H(+) antiporter subunit G: protein MSAGPDMLVAIAVSVLLVVGSIFSLLAAVGLLRFPDLYTRMHAASKAGTVGSGLLLLAAGLHALDVAILLRALAGFAFFILTAPVSAHLLAKVAHQAGYRLTNLSVTDQLPLAKRKSGSL from the coding sequence ATGAGCGCCGGTCCGGATATGCTGGTGGCGATCGCCGTCAGCGTGCTTTTGGTGGTCGGCTCGATCTTCAGCCTGTTGGCTGCGGTTGGGCTTCTGCGCTTTCCGGACCTCTACACGCGCATGCATGCGGCCTCGAAGGCGGGCACTGTCGGCTCCGGACTGCTTTTGCTGGCCGCGGGGCTGCACGCGCTCGATGTCGCCATTCTGCTCAGAGCGCTCGCCGGATTTGCATTCTTTATTCTGACGGCACCGGTGTCCGCCCACCTTCTTGCCAAGGTCGCCCATCAGGCGGGATACAGGCTCACCAATCTGTCCGTTACCGATCAATTGCCATTGGCAAAACGGAAGTCCGGTAGCCTCTAG
- a CDS encoding MucR family transcriptional regulator, with amino-acid sequence MTDLTLGSGHDLLVELTAEIVAAYVSNHVVPVAELSTLIGDVHAALNNTSSPAPVVVAIEKPKPAVSVRKSVQDDQITCLECGGTFKSLKRHLMTHHSLSPEEYREKWDLPADYPMVAPAYAEARSRLAKEMGLGQRRKRRGK; translated from the coding sequence ATGACGGATCTAACGCTTGGCTCGGGCCATGATCTTCTAGTTGAACTCACCGCGGAGATCGTTGCAGCCTATGTCAGCAATCATGTCGTACCGGTCGCCGAACTCTCGACGCTGATCGGCGATGTGCATGCCGCCCTGAACAACACCAGCAGCCCGGCTCCGGTGGTTGTTGCCATTGAGAAGCCGAAGCCGGCCGTGTCCGTGCGCAAGTCGGTTCAGGATGACCAGATCACCTGCTTGGAATGCGGCGGCACCTTCAAGTCGTTGAAGCGCCACCTGATGACGCACCACAGCCTGTCGCCGGAAGAGTACCGCGAGAAGTGGGACCTGCCGGCCGACTATCCGATGGTGGCTCCGGCCTATGCCGAAGCGCGTTCGCGCCTCGCCAAGGAAATGGGTCTCGGCCAGCGCCGCAAGCGCCGCGGCAAATAA
- a CDS encoding SufE family protein: MTPLAEIIDNCSYLDDWQDRMSYVIELGRKLPEMPEEKRTAETKVQGCASQVWLVTHADSAKSDPILTFEGESDAHIVRGLVAIVLSIFSGKPASDILKIDALDLFGRMGLIEYLTAQRANGLRSMVKRIKDEAARRLSA; the protein is encoded by the coding sequence ATCACGCCGCTTGCCGAAATCATCGACAATTGCTCCTATCTGGACGATTGGCAGGACCGGATGAGCTATGTCATCGAGCTCGGCCGCAAGCTGCCGGAGATGCCTGAGGAAAAGCGCACGGCCGAAACCAAGGTGCAGGGCTGCGCCAGCCAGGTCTGGCTGGTCACCCATGCCGACAGCGCCAAAAGCGATCCGATCCTTACCTTCGAAGGTGAATCGGACGCCCATATCGTGCGCGGCCTCGTCGCCATCGTGCTGTCGATCTTTTCGGGAAAACCTGCCTCGGATATCCTCAAGATCGACGCGCTCGACCTATTCGGCCGCATGGGCCTGATCGAATATCTGACCGCGCAGCGCGCCAACGGCCTGCGCTCGATGGTCAAGCGCATCAAGGACGAGGCTGCCCGGCGGCTGTCGGCATAA
- a CDS encoding DUF5330 domain-containing protein: MWFLIKGTFWFSLVLVLLPFLDPSSSATLDKGPKVDVGDTMSAATEAFGYISALCVQKPDVCEKGAETFVALGHRAREGAKIAYLFLDQQFAEPSDTVTTGTIATPVPATAVTAQEPVSAEAEPLFNKVPVPEKRLEPKAAQAR; encoded by the coding sequence ATGTGGTTTCTGATCAAGGGAACATTCTGGTTTTCGCTGGTGCTGGTGCTTCTGCCGTTTCTCGACCCGTCGAGCAGCGCGACGCTTGACAAGGGTCCGAAGGTGGATGTCGGCGACACGATGTCGGCCGCGACCGAGGCCTTCGGCTATATCAGCGCGCTCTGCGTGCAGAAACCCGACGTCTGCGAAAAGGGCGCCGAGACCTTCGTGGCGCTCGGACATCGGGCCCGCGAAGGCGCAAAGATCGCCTATCTCTTCCTCGACCAGCAATTCGCCGAACCGAGCGACACCGTGACGACCGGCACCATCGCCACTCCTGTACCGGCGACCGCTGTCACGGCGCAGGAACCGGTTTCCGCCGAGGCCGAGCCACTCTTCAACAAGGTGCCCGTGCCGGAGAAGCGCCTCGAGCCGAAGGCGGCTCAGGCAAGGTAG